The Natronobacterium texcoconense genome includes the window GTCTCGTCACGGAACACACCGCCTCGAGATCGAACCTGTCGCCGACCGGGACCGACACGAGATTCGACGGTCTCGTACCTTTAGTGTACTCGAGAGCGTACTGTCGGTACGATGACGACGAGTGATCGCGGATCCGTCCGAACGGCGTCGTCCAGCGCACAGCGGACGATCGGCCTTTCGGCCGGTATCGGAGCGTGGCTTCTGGTGTCGGGCGTGTTCTTTACCGGGACGGGCTGGATCGTCATCCACAACGTGCTGGTCGGCGGTGCCATCGCCGTTACCGCCTCCTACGCAGCGGCATTTCCGAACGGGAGTCCGATTCCAGTCCCGAGCGTCGCCGCGAGAGTCGTCGCCGTCCTCCTCGGCCTGTGGACGATCGCATCGGCGTTCGTCTTCGATCCCGTGGGAATCCTGTTCTGGAACAACCTGCTCGTCGGCGCCGCCGTCACCGTCCTGGGCGCGGCGAGCGTGTACACGAGCCAGCAAACGGCAGACGTCTCGTCGACGACCACGTAACGAACACCCCCAGCACTTACCGCTCATCGCGTGAAACGCTAACGCATGAGCACACACGTTCTCGTCCCGGTCGACGGATCGGCGGCTGCTCGAGCGGCACTCGAGCACGCCTGCGAACAGTTTCCCGACGGCCACCTGACGCTGCTGTACGTGATGGATCCGATGGCAGACTACAGCCGCCGCCGGTCGTTTCCCGGCTACCGCGACGACGACCAGCACACGAACGAACGGGAGAAAGGCGAACGCGCCCTCGAGGACGCACTCGAGGCCGTTCCGGACGATATCTCGGCCGAGACCGAACTCGAGGGCGGCGATCCAGCCAACGCGATCGTCCGATACGCCGACGACAACGACGTGGATCAGGTCGTTATCGGAAGCCACGGCCGAGAGTCCATCGCACGATTCCTGCTCGGCAGCGTCGCAGAGGCGGTCGTCCGCCGATCGGTAGCGCCAGTGACGGTCGTCCGTCCGGACGAGACCGACTCGAGTCGCTAACCCGGGAGTCCGACGAATCGCGTTTCCATCACTTCGTGGCCGACTCGGAACCGTTCACGAGCGCGAGCCACAACTCCTCGATCTCCTGGACGAACTCGAGAAAATCACTCGCCTCCATCGGTTTCTGGACGAAAAAGTCGGCCTCGAGGCCGTTGTCTTTCACGATCTCCGCCTCGGTTTCCGACCCCGTCAGTACGACGACTGGAATCTCGCTCACAAGCGGTTCGTCGTCTAACTCGGCGACGACCTCTTTCCCGCTCTTTCCGGGCAACTGTGGCTCGAGCAAGATGAGGTCGGGACGCGACGCCTCTTCGTACTCGTTTCGCTGGTGGAGGTACTCGAGTGCCTCCTCTCCGTCGGAAACGGCGTGAAAGTCGTTCAAAAACTTGGAACTCCTGAGATTCTCCTCGAATAGACGAGTATCGCCCGAATGTGGCTCGATCAACAGGATGTCGATCATTTCGTCGGATTCGGTGCTGCTCGAATCGTCTCCTGAACCCATACCTGCTAGTGAAGGCGGAAGCGTAAAACAGAAACTCTCGTCATATCGGGACAGTCGACGTTTCTGGACAGTCGAATCGAGAACTATTCCCGCCAGTACAGGACCGCAAAGAGGACGGCCAGCAGCGTTTCCGTGACGACCGAAACCAGCGCCCAGCGATCGTTCCGAAGGTGATTGACGACGACCTCGTGTGGTGCAACCCCGTGATAGTGGGGTTCGCGTCCGGGCAGGAATCCACCGTGACCGGTGAGATGCCACGCGAAGTAGCCGACGACGTACGTCATCATGAGCAAAATCCCGAGCACGTAAATCGGCTTCTCCAGAACACCGAATAGAACCAGATAAATACCGATGACGATCGCAATCGCCGACAGCACGAACGCAAGCGGGCGCGGATGGGTGACCAGCAACGTCGGATCCGCCGAGACCAGTATTATCAGTCGCTCGAGGCCGTGTTGCGGATGGAAGAGGTGTAGCCCGGCGACGATCAGCGCGAGTGCTCCGGCGACGTATCGGATCTGCTGGCTCGAGACGCGATGCTCGGTCACGTTGCAGTACGCACTGAGAACGTGAGGTACAAAGAAGTGCTCCGTCTGGGATTTGAACAACGCGAAGACGGTCACCTCGCTACGCTCGGCGCTGCGACTTCTCTCGTTCAAATCCCAGAGCGTGCGCTTCCTTCTTCGTTACGTCGTTCCTCAGAAGAGTGCTCCGTCTGGGATTTGAACCCAGGTCATCGGCTCGAAAGGCCGAAATGATTGGCCGGACTACACCAACGGAGCGTTCACGCACCACCTTGCGGGGCGCGTCTCGAACGCATTCGATGATTGCTCGGGGCTAATAAAAAACGTTCCGTTCCAGTGGCGTAGTGGCATGGGCTGACGTACCCGACTGGTGGCGATCTCCTCGACGAGAACCGCCGTCTTCTCGTACAGTCTACTGTACCGATTTCCCGGCGCAACCGTGAATCGGCTGCGGTTGCGCCGTCAATGACTTACAGTAGCCTGTATCAACGTTTTTGAACCACCGCCACGAGCCACCAGCCATGAGATACGTTCGATTCCGCGATCCTGCAGGTGCCGTTCGCCGCGGCGAGTACGAAGACGGTATCGCCCACTTCGCGAACGAGAGCTACGACCTCGAGAGCGACGAGATCGACGTCCTGCCGCCGTGTGAGCCGTCGAAGATCGTCTGTATCGGCCGCAACTACGCCGACCACGCCGACGAGATGGACTCGGACGTTCCCGATCGTCCACTCCTGTTCCTGAAACCACCGAGCGCGCTCGCGGGCCACGGCGACACCGTCACCGTCCCCGCGGGGAAAGACCGCATCGACTACGAGGCCGAACTCGCGGTCGTCATCGGCGAACAGTGCCGTCACGTCCCCCAGGACGACGCGATGGACGTCGTCGAGGGCATCACCTGCATGAACGACGTCTCGAACCGCGACGACCAGCGCCAGGAGAAAAACTGGATCCGCGGGAAAGCCTTCGACGGCGCCGCACCGCTCGGCCCGGTGCTCGCGACACCCGACGAGGTCCCCGAGGACGCCGCCGTCCGCTCGCGCGTCAACGGCGACCTGAAACAGGACGGCACCCGCGACCAGCTCATCTTCCCGATCCCCGAGCTGATCGCCGAGATCACGACCTACCTCACCCTCGAGCCGGGTGACGTCATCGCGACCGGCACGCCCGAAGGCGTCGGCCCGCTCTCCGACGGCGACGAGGTCGAAATCGAGGTCGAGGGTGTAGGGACGCTCGAGCACACCGTCCGCATCCCGTAACGACACTCCTACTCGACGGTGAACAGGTGCCCTTCCGTGGGCACGTCGAACAGTCCGATTCGCGCGCCCGCGTCGAGCCACGCGTGCCCGTAGGAGAACGATGCCAGGGCGTTGACCGGATCGTCGTGCTCGCGGAAGTGTCGTCCGTCCTCGAGATACGAGTCGGCCATCTCGTAACACTCCGCGGCGGCGTCGTACATCGGCGACCCCTCACGCGGCGCGATCGTCGCTTCCTCGAGCGCCTCCGCGAGTAGTTCGCCGTAGCGGTCTGTCTTCTCCTCGAGATCGGCGGCCATACCGGACGATCGGTGGTGACGGCCGTAAACGCGTCGACACGACGCAGTTCGCTCGTCGACCACTCTGCAGGGAACGCAACTCGTATACGCCACGTTTCCCTACACCTGAACAGAGAAATGAGCGACCAGCCTCGAGTCGAGATCTACACGAAGGAGGATTGTCCGTACTGCGACAAGGCCAAGGACCTCTTCGACAGCAAGGGAATCGAGTACGAGGAGTACAACGTCACGGGCGACGAGGAACTGTTCGAGGAGATGGTCGAACGCGCCAACGGGCGCAAGACCGCACCCGAGGTGTTCATCGACGACGAACTGATCGGCGGCTGGGACGACACGAGCGCGCTCGACGAGACGGGCGAACTCGACGAGAAACTCGGCATCGAAGACGACGGCGACGGGACGGTCGAACACCGTCCGCTCATCATCGCCGGCACGGGAATCGCGGGCCTCACCGCAGCGATCTACGCCGGCCGAGCGAACAACGACCCGCTGGTCATCGAGGGCGACGAACCCGGCGGTCAGCTCACGTTGACGACCGACGTCGCGAACTACCCCGGCTTCCCCGAGGGAATCAGCGGGCCGGAGCTCGTGAACAACATGAAAGAGCAGGCCCGCCAGTTCGGTGCCGATCTGAAAAACGGCATTATCGAGTCGGTCGACGACTCGAGTCGACCGTTCCGCGTCGAACTGACGAACGGCGACGTCTACACCGCAGACGCCGTCATCGCCGCTTCGGGTGCGAGCGCCCGCACGCTCGGGGTTCCGGGCGAGGACGAACTCATGGGCTATGGGCTCTCGACATGTGCGACCTGTGACGGCGCGTTCTTCCGCGGCGAGGACATGCTCGTCGTCGGCGGCGGCGACGCAGCCATGGAGGAAGCGACCTTCCTCACCAAGTTCGCCGACACCGTCTACATCGCCCACCGCCGCGAGGAGTTCCGCGCGGAAGACTACTGGGTCGACCGCGTCCACGAAAAGGTCGAAGAAGGCGAGATCGAGATCATGAAAAACACCGAACTGCTCGAAGTCCACGGCTCTCAGGAGGACGGCGTCGACTACGTCACCCTCGTCGAGAACGACAAGGGCCACCCCACCGACAGACTCGACGACCCCGAGACGAACGAGTTCGAGTTCGACGTCGGCGCAGTCTTCCTCGCGATCGGTCACACGCCGAACACGGCGTACCTCGAGGACACCGGCGTCGAGATGGATGACGACGGCTATCTCAAGACCCAGGGCGGCGACGGCGGCGGACAGACCGAGACCGGCGTCCCCGGCATCTTCGGTGCCGGCGACGTCGTCGACTACCACTACCAGCAGGCCGTCACCGCGGCCGGCATGGGCTCGAAGGCGGCGCTGGATGCCGACGAGTACCTCGAGGACTTAGAGCGGGCCGAGTCCACTGGCGAAGCGGAAGCGGCTGCAGCCGACGACTGAATCTCCTCGTTCGAATTTCTGGTTCTGTTGTGATTTTCAAAATGTGACAGGAGAGCGTGCTGCATACAGAGGATACGTTCAGTACGGCGTGTATGTTTCGCGTGAAAACTACTGAACAGTCGATCGGAAGGCCTGCGCACTGACCGGTGGGATTTCTACCAATTCCCGATAGTGGTCGTCGCCTCGTGTGAGATACGGCAGATATTACAAACATCGACGATCCGGGATACGTCGGTTACGACGTATTCATCACCTCGATGTGTGACAGATTGCGTCTTCGGGTCGCCGTAGGTTTCGCAGATCACATCGAAACTCGGAACAAAGAAGTTCAGGACGAGTCGTCCATCCGGCACCAAAGCCTCGCGGAGTTGTCGGAGAGCCGCCTTCTGATCCGCTATTGTGACGTTATGGAGGAAAGTGCGAAACGGGACGATGATGAGTTCGTACTTCCGAGTAGGGACGAAGTCCGTCATATCCGATTGTCGAACGGAAGGTGTGAGGTCAGCTTCGTCGGCTTTCTGTTCCAGAATGGCGAGCATCTCTTCAGAGATATCGATACCGTACGCGTCCACGCCGGCCCGAAGGAGATCGAGATATATGCGGCCTGTTCCGCAGCCGACTTCGAGAACCGGACCATCGACCTCTTGAGCCAGGTTGACGTAAAATTCGACATCTCCGATTTCCTGGTCCTCGTAATTAGCATCGTAAAAGCCCGCCCACTCGTCGAAAAACCCTTTTGCGGGATGCATACTCCGTCATTGTGATACGCCCCTTTCGTTCTACCGGTGGTGTGTCCCACGGTGTCTCTTCAGACACTAGAAACTGAGGATCCATCACCATTGGAGCACACCCTGTATTGAGCGATTAGACTTTTCCCCAAAATGGGTACCAGCTCGTGTTACATTCGCGCCTTCTATTCAGCACGACCGTTGAAACCGATCACCTACCACGGGGTTCGACGAGGCCGAACTTCTCACTTTGCGTCGTCGAAGGCGAGGACCAGATCACTCGTCGGTCGCGTACACGCACTGCTCGAGGTAGGCGTCGACCTCTTCGCGGACGCCCTCGAGCCATTCGGTGTCGTCGACGGAGGAGCGCCGAAAGAGCGCCCCGGTTAGAAGCGTCATCAGCGTCGAGGCGACGGCCTCGGGGTCGCACTCGCGAAACTCCCCCTGTTCGATCCCTTCTCGAACGATCGTCGCGATTCGGCGATCGAACGTCCGATCGCTACGCGTGAAGTGGTCGCGATACGCTGAGTCGTAGTTCGCCCGCGCTCGCAGTTCTAGCGTCGTCGCGAAGAACTGTCGGTGTTCGGAATCGAGTTCGGGCGCGAGCATCCAGTCGACTACCCGCTCGAGTCGGTCGCGTGGGTCGTCGAGTTCGTCCTCGGCCATCGTCGCCTCGAACCGCTCGAGCATGAACTCGAGACACGAGAGTACGAGGTCGTCCTTGCCGTCGTAGTGGTGGTAGATCAGCGACTGGCTCTTCTCGAGTTCGTCGCCGATCCGTTCGATCGTCAGGTCGGCGTAGCCGTGTTCGACGAGCGCCTGGTAGGTCGCTGCGAGAATCTCTTCGCGCGTTCCGGACGGATCGTCGAAGACGTCGTCACTCACGACGCCCACCACCGTTCGGACTCGAGCGATCGATCGGCTCCGTCGTGCGATGCTGATCCACCGTTCGGCGGTCGTGCCCCCACTCGAGTGTGTGACCGACGCCGAACACCCGCGAAATACCCATCACGTAGTCCCTCGGTTCGGTCCGGGATAAACGATGTGATTGAACGTTCAATCAGAACGATTATGTCCTCGGTGTCATATTATCCCTCAATGAGTAATTTCGCCGCTCGTCTCCGCTCAGCGACTGGGCGTTTCAGTTCGTGTATCGAGAGGGCCGCGTTCGACGATCGATGGACGGCCGATACGACGCGGCCGAGGGGGTGGCGATGAACCGGAACCGAGCGCGGTTACTCGCCCTGGTCGTCCTCTCGTGTGCCGTCGTGGGCGCCATCGCCGCACCGGCGATCGTAAGCGCCGTCGAGCGCGGGAGCCCGAACCTGGGCGTCTACCTCGAGGACGAAGAGATCGAACCGGGAACCGAAGAGACGCTCGAGTTGCAGATCCAGAACGACGCAGAGTTGATCGTCGGGTCCGGCCAACACGTGACGACCGCCCGCGGGGCTACCGTAGAGATCGAGGACGCCGGCCCGTTCGAAGCGAAGTCCGGAGAGACCGCGCTCGGGCCGATACAGGACGGACAGGTCGTCGAGGCACCACAGCGAATCGCCGTCCCCGACTCGGTCGAACCGGGCGAGTACGACGTGAGCGTTCGCGTTCGGTACTCCTACATGGAATACGTCTCGGAGCGATCGGGAAGCTCAACCCGAGTGTCGACGAGCGATCGGTTCGACGTGACCGTCGTCGTTCCGGACGAGCCACGCCTCGACGTGACTGACGTCTCGACGGCAGCCGAACCAGGTGGAACCTCCGAAGCAGTACTCGAGATCGAAAACACCGGTGCAGTACCGTCGAACCGGACGAAGGCAGCCGTTTCTGGTGGGAACGGCATCACCGTCGACGGCGGCACCGCTGAGATGCCGACCGAGGAGATCATCGGCGACCTCGAGCCGAACGAGTCGACGACGATGACCGTCGACGTCACCATCGACGAGGGCGTCAGCGCCGGCGACCGGCCTCTCGAGATCGACTTCTCCTATCACGACGAGGACGGCATCGAACGGCAGGCAAACAGCGTCGCTACGTCGCTGTCGACGATCGACCAGTCGTTCTCGATCGACGGTCTCGAGAGCACGCTCGCGGTCGGTTACGACGGTGTCGTCACGGGGACGGTCACGAACGACGGTCCGCGTGCGGTCGACGACGCCGTCCTGACCGTGACACCACAGAGTGACTCGCTGTTCGTCGAGGACACGCGGTACGCGCTGCCCGATTTGAAGCCGGGCGAGAGCACCGAGTTCCGGTATCCGACGGACGTCAGCGGCCAGGCCGATCCCGGCCCGCGACAGATGCAGTTTAGCGTGGAGTACTCCGCAGACGGCAGTTCGGTACTGGAAGATGGCCCGATGTCCGAACGCGTCGTCATCGCCGATCAACACGAGGAGTTCTCTATCGAGACCGCCGACGCCGACGTGCGACAGGGCGAGACGAGCGAGGTCTTCCTCGAGATCACGAACGAACGGCCGGAGACGCTCTCGAACATCGACGCCAAACTCTACACCGACAGTCCGCTCTCGGCTCCGAACAGCGACGCCTTCGTGAACGAACTCGGGCCGGGCGAGTCGGCCGAGATCCGCTTCGAGATCGGGGCCGCACCCGATGCAGCGATCGAGACCCACCCGATCGAACTCGACTTCGAGTACGACACCGAACGCGGCGATACGGTCGTCTCAGACTTCTACCAGCACCCGATCGACGTCGGCGCTGGCGAGGACGACGGCGGCAACGTCGGCTCGATCGTCACGGTGATGGCTCTCCTGACCGTCGCTGGCCTCGGCGTCGGCCTCTGGTGGCGACGAACGTAACCGATGAGCGACCCCGACGGTTCCCGCGACGACCGCAGCCGAGACCGGCCTGCCGCCGACGGCGACGGCGGCTCGAGATTCGCCTCTCTCTTCGGGTTCCTCGCCTCGAGAGTCCCGTTCGGCGGCGAAGCGGACGGCAACGACACCGACGGGACCCCCTCGAGCGACAGCAGTAGTCGACCTGCGGAAGACAGCGATCCGTTCACCAGGCGAGTCAATCCCCTGATTACGGACCGCCCCTGGACCATCGTCCTCGTCTTTCTCCTCGTAACGGGCGTCTTCATGGTCGGCGCGATGGCCGGCGGTGGCGGACAGGAAGCCGGCACGGACCAGTTCACGGAGGACTCGGACGCCCAGGACGCGTTCGACGAGATGCAGGACAACTTCGAACAGTCGGACCACAGTAGCGGCGGCACCAGCGCCCAGCTATTCGTTACGGACCAGAACGACGGAAACGTCCTCTCGAAGCCGAACCTGTTGCGGATGCTCGAGTTTCAGGATCGGGTCGAAACCGAAGACGGACTCCGGGTCACCTCGACGACGAGTCCGGCCTCCCTGGTCGCGACACAGCTCGATCCCGAGGCGACGACCGCCGAACAGCAGTACCGGGAGATCGATCGCGCCTCGCCCCGGCAACTCGAGGCAGCCATCGCGGATGCCGACGAGACGGCCGGGATCCCGGTCAGCACTGACTTCACGCGCCAGTCGGCGTCGGCGGACGTCGCCCAGATCGCAGTCACCTACGATACGCCGCCGGCCTCGGACACGAGCGACAACGCTCACCTCCAGTTCCGGACCCAGGAAATCGCAGACGAGATCGACGGCTTCGACACCGGTGACAACGTCGTCATCTGGGGTGACGCGCTCCTCGACGAGGAGGTCGTCCAGTTGCTGGGCGATACGTCGATCGTCGTCTTCCCGGCGGCGATGATACTGATCCTGTTTTTCCTGCTGGTCGCCTACCGCGACCCGATCGACCTCGGGCTCGGCCTGATGGCGCTGGTAATGACGTTGATCTGGACGTTCGGGTTCATGGGGATCGCGGGCATTCCGTTCTCCGACTCGCTGATCACCGTCTTCCCGCTGTTGCTCGCCGTCGGGATCGACTTCGGGATACACATCATCAATCGCTACCGCGAGGAGCGGGCTGAAGGGAAATCGATCGGGGACTCGATGGGGATCACGACCGGTCAGTTGACGACGGCACTGCTGATCGTCACGCTGACGACGGTCTTTAGCTTCATGGCGAATCTCGTCAGCGACATCACGCAGGACTTCGGAATCGTCGCCGCTGCCGGCATCATCTTCACGTTTCTCATCTTCAGCGTCTTCCTCCCGGCCGGGAAGGTCGGACTCGATCGTCTCCGCGAGGGGACGCGATTCCCCGAGTTCGGCACCAGCCCGCTCGGGCAGGAAAACTCCGTTATGGGCAACGTTCTCCCGGTCGGCGTCCACATCGCTCGCACTATCCCCGTAATCTTCCTCGTCGTGATCCTCGTCGTCGGGGCGAGCGCGGCGGCGTACGGTACCGGCGTCGACACCGAGTTCGATCAGGAGGCCTTCTTCCCCGACGAAGACCGGATCGAACAGTACGAGTCCCTGCCCGGGCCGCTCCAGCCAAGCGAGTACACGTTCATGGCCGTCCTCGATCACCTCGAGGAGGACTTCGACCAGAGTCTCGACGGGACAGTGACGATATACGTCGAGGACAACGATCTCAGATCCGACGGTGCGCTCAGAGAGATCGACCGCACACTCCAGAACCCACCGGACGCGTTCGCGACCGACGGCCGGGAGGCAGACGCCGACACGATCCTCGGAGTTATCGACTCCCAGGCCGCAACCGATCCTGAGTTCGCGGCGACCCGCGATCGATACGACAGCAACGGCGACGAGATTCCCGACCGGAACGTCGACGCCGTCTACGATGCGCTGTTCGACTCCAGCGCGGGCGACGAGGCCGCCGGCCGACTGACGACCGACCGGAGCGCGACCCGGATCGACGTTCGGATCGACGTCGACGCCGAACAGGACGAAGCCGTCGCCGCCGGCAGAGCCACCGCCGACGAGATGGCCCTCGACGCGACGGCGACCGGCCAACTGGTCATCTTCGAGGCCGTGATCGAACAGACCCTCGAGTCGTCGGTCAACAGCCTGATCGTCGCGTTCCTGCTGACGATGATCTTCCTCGTTCTCTCGTACTGGACTCTCGAGGGGCGGGCGATCTACGGGGTTTTGAACCTGGTGCCCGTGTTGCTCGCCGTGGCGCTGCTTGCCGGTTCGATGCGGTACTTCGACGTCCCGTTGACGCCGATCAACGCGCCGATCCTGTCGGTTTCGATCGGACTCGGGGTAGACTACACCGTCCACTTCATGCACCGGTTCGTCGACGAGTACGAGAACGGGAACGGCGTTCACGAGTCGTTGCTCGTGACCGTCCGCGGCACCGGCGGCGCGCTCACCGGCAGCATGCTGACGACAGTCACCGGACTCGGCGTGCTCTACGTGGCTCTGATCCCGCTGATCATGGAGTTCGGTCTCCTGCTCGCGCTGGGGGTGTTCTACGCCTGGCTCACGTCGATCGTCGTCCTTCCCTCCGTGATCGTCGTCTGGGATCAATACGAGCGAGGAGCGCTCTCGATCGACGGACTGCGAGACGATCTGACCGACGCGATCAGTTCCAATCGCTAGCGTTATACACTGTTCATATCTTACTACTACTGCATGAAATTAGATCGGCGGTCGATGCTTCGACTCGCTGGCGGAACTGCAGCGGCGACGATGGCCGGCACCGCCGGCTGTCTGGATACGGTTGGACTGGGAAACACCGGAACGGCGACGTATAGCTCGTGGCTGGCCGCAGGTGATACCGACGACGAGACGTTCTACGCGTACGTCGACTGGGCTGCGTTCGAACAGTTCGACGACCTCGAGCCGGAATCGAACCCCGAGGAGGACGAAATCGACGACGAGGCGGTAGCCGATCGGGACGATCCGATGCTGGCGGCACCACTGCTCGGCGTGGTCGTGGTCAGTTTCGGCGCGTCGTTTACCCTGATGGGGACGGGACTGACGGACCTCGTTGCAGTCGACGACGAGTCAGCGTTCGAGACGAGCGTCGACGACGTTCTCCTCACCGACGAGGTCGTCGTGTTGACCGGCGACGTCGACACCGACGAGATCGACGAGACGCTGGTCGAACCACCGGAGAGCGAGTGGGACGTGAAGACGGAGTACGAACAGACGACGACGATCGACGGATTCAGCGTCTACGAACCCACCGACGAGGACGGCTTCGGAATGGGGTTCAGCGAGGACGAGACGGTCGCCGTCGGGAACGATGCACTGCTGTTCGCGAACGGGTCGGATGACGCCGAGGCGATCGACCAGCTTCGCAACGCGATCGGCGCACATGCCGGTGACGAGCAGCGACAGCGCGAGGTGAACGAGGACATCGAGTGGCTCCTGACGGAAGCCGGAAGCGGCCACGTCGCCATCGGCAGCTACGGAAACCCCGACACCGACGACGACCTCGAGGCCGACGAGGAACTCGAGGAACTCGACGGCGCCAGGGGGTTCACCGCCTCGCTCACCATCGAAGGGCCGTCGAAGTCGACCGGCGAGTTCGCGGCTATCTTCGACGACCTCGACGAAGACGTCGAGGCCACACTCGAGACCGAGGTCGGATCGACCGCTGCATCGGTCGAGT containing:
- a CDS encoding universal stress protein, with translation MSTHVLVPVDGSAAARAALEHACEQFPDGHLTLLYVMDPMADYSRRRSFPGYRDDDQHTNEREKGERALEDALEAVPDDISAETELEGGDPANAIVRYADDNDVDQVVIGSHGRESIARFLLGSVAEAVVRRSVAPVTVVRPDETDSSR
- the grxC gene encoding glutaredoxin 3, whose protein sequence is MSDQPRVEIYTKEDCPYCDKAKDLFDSKGIEYEEYNVTGDEELFEEMVERANGRKTAPEVFIDDELIGGWDDTSALDETGELDEKLGIEDDGDGTVEHRPLIIAGTGIAGLTAAIYAGRANNDPLVIEGDEPGGQLTLTTDVANYPGFPEGISGPELVNNMKEQARQFGADLKNGIIESVDDSSRPFRVELTNGDVYTADAVIAASGASARTLGVPGEDELMGYGLSTCATCDGAFFRGEDMLVVGGGDAAMEEATFLTKFADTVYIAHRREEFRAEDYWVDRVHEKVEEGEIEIMKNTELLEVHGSQEDGVDYVTLVENDKGHPTDRLDDPETNEFEFDVGAVFLAIGHTPNTAYLEDTGVEMDDDGYLKTQGGDGGGQTETGVPGIFGAGDVVDYHYQQAVTAAGMGSKAALDADEYLEDLERAESTGEAEAAAADD
- a CDS encoding response regulator, whose product is MGSGDDSSSTESDEMIDILLIEPHSGDTRLFEENLRSSKFLNDFHAVSDGEEALEYLHQRNEYEEASRPDLILLEPQLPGKSGKEVVAELDDEPLVSEIPVVVLTGSETEAEIVKDNGLEADFFVQKPMEASDFLEFVQEIEELWLALVNGSESATK
- a CDS encoding fumarylacetoacetate hydrolase family protein, encoding MRYVRFRDPAGAVRRGEYEDGIAHFANESYDLESDEIDVLPPCEPSKIVCIGRNYADHADEMDSDVPDRPLLFLKPPSALAGHGDTVTVPAGKDRIDYEAELAVVIGEQCRHVPQDDAMDVVEGITCMNDVSNRDDQRQEKNWIRGKAFDGAAPLGPVLATPDEVPEDAAVRSRVNGDLKQDGTRDQLIFPIPELIAEITTYLTLEPGDVIATGTPEGVGPLSDGDEVEIEVEGVGTLEHTVRIP
- a CDS encoding TetR/AcrR family transcriptional regulator, which produces MSDDVFDDPSGTREEILAATYQALVEHGYADLTIERIGDELEKSQSLIYHHYDGKDDLVLSCLEFMLERFEATMAEDELDDPRDRLERVVDWMLAPELDSEHRQFFATTLELRARANYDSAYRDHFTRSDRTFDRRIATIVREGIEQGEFRECDPEAVASTLMTLLTGALFRRSSVDDTEWLEGVREEVDAYLEQCVYATDE
- a CDS encoding class I SAM-dependent methyltransferase codes for the protein MHPAKGFFDEWAGFYDANYEDQEIGDVEFYVNLAQEVDGPVLEVGCGTGRIYLDLLRAGVDAYGIDISEEMLAILEQKADEADLTPSVRQSDMTDFVPTRKYELIIVPFRTFLHNVTIADQKAALRQLREALVPDGRLVLNFFVPSFDVICETYGDPKTQSVTHRGDEYVVTDVSRIVDVCNICRISHEATTTIGNW
- a CDS encoding SPW repeat domain-containing protein; this translates as MTTSDRGSVRTASSSAQRTIGLSAGIGAWLLVSGVFFTGTGWIVIHNVLVGGAIAVTASYAAAFPNGSPIPVPSVAARVVAVLLGLWTIASAFVFDPVGILFWNNLLVGAAVTVLGAASVYTSQQTADVSSTTT
- a CDS encoding efflux RND transporter permease subunit codes for the protein MSDPDGSRDDRSRDRPAADGDGGSRFASLFGFLASRVPFGGEADGNDTDGTPSSDSSSRPAEDSDPFTRRVNPLITDRPWTIVLVFLLVTGVFMVGAMAGGGGQEAGTDQFTEDSDAQDAFDEMQDNFEQSDHSSGGTSAQLFVTDQNDGNVLSKPNLLRMLEFQDRVETEDGLRVTSTTSPASLVATQLDPEATTAEQQYREIDRASPRQLEAAIADADETAGIPVSTDFTRQSASADVAQIAVTYDTPPASDTSDNAHLQFRTQEIADEIDGFDTGDNVVIWGDALLDEEVVQLLGDTSIVVFPAAMILILFFLLVAYRDPIDLGLGLMALVMTLIWTFGFMGIAGIPFSDSLITVFPLLLAVGIDFGIHIINRYREERAEGKSIGDSMGITTGQLTTALLIVTLTTVFSFMANLVSDITQDFGIVAAAGIIFTFLIFSVFLPAGKVGLDRLREGTRFPEFGTSPLGQENSVMGNVLPVGVHIARTIPVIFLVVILVVGASAAAYGTGVDTEFDQEAFFPDEDRIEQYESLPGPLQPSEYTFMAVLDHLEEDFDQSLDGTVTIYVEDNDLRSDGALREIDRTLQNPPDAFATDGREADADTILGVIDSQAATDPEFAATRDRYDSNGDEIPDRNVDAVYDALFDSSAGDEAAGRLTTDRSATRIDVRIDVDAEQDEAVAAGRATADEMALDATATGQLVIFEAVIEQTLESSVNSLIVAFLLTMIFLVLSYWTLEGRAIYGVLNLVPVLLAVALLAGSMRYFDVPLTPINAPILSVSIGLGVDYTVHFMHRFVDEYENGNGVHESLLVTVRGTGGALTGSMLTTVTGLGVLYVALIPLIMEFGLLLALGVFYAWLTSIVVLPSVIVVWDQYERGALSIDGLRDDLTDAISSNR
- a CDS encoding COG1361 S-layer family protein, with protein sequence MNRNRARLLALVVLSCAVVGAIAAPAIVSAVERGSPNLGVYLEDEEIEPGTEETLELQIQNDAELIVGSGQHVTTARGATVEIEDAGPFEAKSGETALGPIQDGQVVEAPQRIAVPDSVEPGEYDVSVRVRYSYMEYVSERSGSSTRVSTSDRFDVTVVVPDEPRLDVTDVSTAAEPGGTSEAVLEIENTGAVPSNRTKAAVSGGNGITVDGGTAEMPTEEIIGDLEPNESTTMTVDVTIDEGVSAGDRPLEIDFSYHDEDGIERQANSVATSLSTIDQSFSIDGLESTLAVGYDGVVTGTVTNDGPRAVDDAVLTVTPQSDSLFVEDTRYALPDLKPGESTEFRYPTDVSGQADPGPRQMQFSVEYSADGSSVLEDGPMSERVVIADQHEEFSIETADADVRQGETSEVFLEITNERPETLSNIDAKLYTDSPLSAPNSDAFVNELGPGESAEIRFEIGAAPDAAIETHPIELDFEYDTERGDTVVSDFYQHPIDVGAGEDDGGNVGSIVTVMALLTVAGLGVGLWWRRT
- a CDS encoding DUF357 domain-containing protein, giving the protein MAADLEEKTDRYGELLAEALEEATIAPREGSPMYDAAAECYEMADSYLEDGRHFREHDDPVNALASFSYGHAWLDAGARIGLFDVPTEGHLFTVE